From the genome of Suricata suricatta isolate VVHF042 chromosome 3, meerkat_22Aug2017_6uvM2_HiC, whole genome shotgun sequence, one region includes:
- the PROX1 gene encoding prospero homeobox protein 1 isoform X1, whose translation MPDHDSTALLSRQTKRRRVDIGVKRTVGTASAFFAKARATFFSAMNPQGSEQDVEYSVVQHADGEKSNVLRKLLKRANSYEDAMMPFPGATIISQLLKNNMNKNGGTEPSFQASGLSSTGSEVHQEDICSNSSRDSPPECLSPFGRPTMSQFDMDRLCDEHLRAKRARVENIIRGMSHSPSVALRGNENEREMAPQSVSPRESYRENKRKQKLPQQQQQSFQQLVSARKEQKREERRQLKQQLEDMQKQLRQLQEKFYQIYDSTDSENDEDGNLSEDSMRSEILDARAQDSVGRSDNEMCELDPGQFIDRARALIREQELAENKPKREGNNKERDHGPNSLQPEGKHLAETLKQELNTAMSQVVDTVVKVFAAKPSRQVPQVFPPLQIPQARFAVNGENHNFHTANQRLQCFGDVIIPNPLDTFGNVQMPGSTDQTEALPLVVRKNSSDQSASGPPAGGHHQPLHQSPLSATAGFTTSTFRHPFPLPLMAYPFQSPLGAPSGSFSGKDRASPESLDLTRETTSLRTKMSSHHLSHHPCSPAHPPSTAEGLSLSLIKSECGDLQDMSEISPYSGSAMQEGLSPNHLKKAKLMFFYTRYPSSNMLKTYFSDVKFNRCITSQLIKWFSNFREFYYIQMEKYARQAINDGVTSTEELSITRDCELYRALNMHYNKANDFEQVPERFLEVAQITLREFFNAIIAGKDVDPSWKKAIYKVICKLDSEVPEIFKSPNCLQELLHE comes from the exons ATGCCTGACCATGACAGCACAGCCCTCTTAAGCCGGCAAACCAAGAGGAGAAGAGTTGACATTGGAGTGAAAAGGACGGTAGGGACAGCATCTGCATTTTTTGCTAAGGCAAGAGCAACGTTTTTTAGTGCCATGAATCCCCAAGGTTCTGAGCAGGATGTTGAGTATTCAGTGGTGCAGCATGCAGATGGGGAAAAGTCAAACGTACTCCGCAAGCTGCTGAAGAGGGCGAACTCGTATGAAGATGCCATGATGCCTTTTCCAGGAGCAACCATAATTTCCCAGCTGTTGAAAAATAACATGAACAAAAATGGTGGCACGGAGCCCAGTTTCCAAGCCAGCGGTCTCTCTAGTACGGGCTCCGAAGTACATCAGGAGGATATATGCAGCAACTCTTCAAGAGACAGCCCCCCAGAGTGTCTTTCCCCTTTTGGCAGGCCTACTATGAGCCAGTTTGATATGGATCGCTTATGTGACGAGCACCTGAGAGCGAAGCGCGCTCGGGTTGAGAATATAATTCGGGGGATGAGCCATTCCCCCAGTGTGGCATTAAGgggcaatgaaaatgaaagagagatgGCCCCGCAGTCTGTGAGTCCCCGAGAAAGTTACAGAGAAAACAAACGCAAGCAGAAACTGCCCCAGCAGCAGCAACAGAGTTTCCAGCAGCTGGTTTCAGCCCGAAAAGAACAGAAGCGAGAGGAGCGCCGACAGCTGAAGCAGCAGCTGGAGGACATGCAGAAACAGCTGCGCCAGCTGCAGGAGAAGTTCTACCAAATCTACGACAGCACCGATTCTGAAAATGATGAAGATGGTAACCTGTCTGAAGACAGCATGCGCTCGGAGATCCTGGACGCCAGGGCCCAGGACTCCGTGGGGCGGTCAGATAACGAGATGTGCGAGCTGGACCCGGGACAGTTCATCGACCGAGCCCGGGCCCTGATCAGGGAGCAGGAGCTGGCGGAAAACAAGCCGAAGCGAGAAGGCAACAACAAAGAGAGAGATCACGGGCCAAACTCCTTACAACCCGAAGGCAAGCATTTGGCCGAGACCTTGAAGCAGGAACTGAATACGGCCATGTCCCAGGTTGTGGACACGGTGGTCAAAGTCTTTGCGGCCAAACCCTCCCGCCAGGTTCCTCAGGTCTTCCCGCCTCTCCAGATCCCCCAGGCCAGATTCGCAGTCAACGGGGAAAACCACAATTTCCACACCGCCAACCAGCGCCTGCAGTGCTTTGGCGACGTCATCATTCCGAACCCCCTGGACACCTTTGGCAACGTGCAGATGCCCGGTTCCACAGACCAGACAGAAGCACTGCCCCTGGTGGTCCGCAAAAACTCATCCGACCAGTCCGCCTCCGGCCCCCCGGCCGGCGGCCACCACCAGCCCCTGCACCAGTCACCTCTCTCTGCCACCGCAGGCTTCACCACGTCCACCTTCCgccaccccttcccccttcctttgaTGGCCTACCCATTTCAGAGTCCATTAGGTGCTCCCTCCGGCTCCTTCTCGGGAAAAGACAGAGCCTCTCCTGAATCCTTAGACTTGACTAGGGAGACAACGAGTCTGAGGACCAAGATGTCATCCCACCACCTAAGCCACCACCCTTGTTCACCAGCACACCCACCCAGCACCGCAGAAGGGCTCTCCCTGTCGCTCATCAAGTCCGAGTGTGGCGATCTTCAAGACATGTCCGAAATCTCACCTTATTCGGGAAGTGCA ATGCAGGAAGGATTGTCACCCAATCACTTGAAGAAAGCAAAGCTCATGTTCTTTTATACCCGTTATCCCAGCTCAAATATGCTGAAGACCTACTTCTCCGATGTCAAG TTCAACAGATGCATTACCTCTCAGCTCATCAAGTGGTTTAGCAATTTCCGCGAGTTTTACTACATTCAGATGGAGAAGTACGCGCGTCAAGCCATCAACGATGGAGTCACCAGTACTGAAGAGCTGTCCATAACCAGAGACTGTGAGCTGTACAGGGCTCTGAACATGCACTACAATAAAGCAAATGACTTTGAG
- the PROX1 gene encoding prospero homeobox protein 1 isoform X2, which translates to MPDHDSTALLSRQTKRRRVDIGVKRTVGTASAFFAKARATFFSAMNPQGSEQDVEYSVVQHADGEKSNVLRKLLKRANSYEDAMMPFPGATIISQLLKNNMNKNGGTEPSFQASGLSSTGSEVHQEDICSNSSRDSPPECLSPFGRPTMSQFDMDRLCDEHLRAKRARVENIIRGMSHSPSVALRGNENEREMAPQSVSPRESYRENKRKQKLPQQQQQSFQQLVSARKEQKREERRQLKQQLEDMQKQLRQLQEKFYQIYDSTDSENDEDGNLSEDSMRSEILDARAQDSVGRSDNEMCELDPGQFIDRARALIREQELAENKPKREGNNKERDHGPNSLQPEGKHLAETLKQELNTAMSQVVDTVVKVFAAKPSRQVPQVFPPLQIPQARFAVNGENHNFHTANQRLQCFGDVIIPNPLDTFGNVQMPGSTDQTEALPLVVRKNSSDQSASGPPAGGHHQPLHQSPLSATAGFTTSTFRHPFPLPLMAYPFQSPLGAPSGSFSGKDRASPESLDLTRETTSLRTKMSSHHLSHHPCSPAHPPSTAEGLSLSLIKSECGDLQDMSEISPYSGSAMQEGLSPNHLKKAKLMFFYTRYPSSNMLKTYFSDVKFNRCITSQLIKWFSNFREFYYIQMEKYARQAINDGVTSTEELSITRDCELYRALNMHYNKANDFEVPERFLEVAQITLREFFNAIIAGKDVDPSWKKAIYKVICKLDSEVPEIFKSPNCLQELLHE; encoded by the exons ATGCCTGACCATGACAGCACAGCCCTCTTAAGCCGGCAAACCAAGAGGAGAAGAGTTGACATTGGAGTGAAAAGGACGGTAGGGACAGCATCTGCATTTTTTGCTAAGGCAAGAGCAACGTTTTTTAGTGCCATGAATCCCCAAGGTTCTGAGCAGGATGTTGAGTATTCAGTGGTGCAGCATGCAGATGGGGAAAAGTCAAACGTACTCCGCAAGCTGCTGAAGAGGGCGAACTCGTATGAAGATGCCATGATGCCTTTTCCAGGAGCAACCATAATTTCCCAGCTGTTGAAAAATAACATGAACAAAAATGGTGGCACGGAGCCCAGTTTCCAAGCCAGCGGTCTCTCTAGTACGGGCTCCGAAGTACATCAGGAGGATATATGCAGCAACTCTTCAAGAGACAGCCCCCCAGAGTGTCTTTCCCCTTTTGGCAGGCCTACTATGAGCCAGTTTGATATGGATCGCTTATGTGACGAGCACCTGAGAGCGAAGCGCGCTCGGGTTGAGAATATAATTCGGGGGATGAGCCATTCCCCCAGTGTGGCATTAAGgggcaatgaaaatgaaagagagatgGCCCCGCAGTCTGTGAGTCCCCGAGAAAGTTACAGAGAAAACAAACGCAAGCAGAAACTGCCCCAGCAGCAGCAACAGAGTTTCCAGCAGCTGGTTTCAGCCCGAAAAGAACAGAAGCGAGAGGAGCGCCGACAGCTGAAGCAGCAGCTGGAGGACATGCAGAAACAGCTGCGCCAGCTGCAGGAGAAGTTCTACCAAATCTACGACAGCACCGATTCTGAAAATGATGAAGATGGTAACCTGTCTGAAGACAGCATGCGCTCGGAGATCCTGGACGCCAGGGCCCAGGACTCCGTGGGGCGGTCAGATAACGAGATGTGCGAGCTGGACCCGGGACAGTTCATCGACCGAGCCCGGGCCCTGATCAGGGAGCAGGAGCTGGCGGAAAACAAGCCGAAGCGAGAAGGCAACAACAAAGAGAGAGATCACGGGCCAAACTCCTTACAACCCGAAGGCAAGCATTTGGCCGAGACCTTGAAGCAGGAACTGAATACGGCCATGTCCCAGGTTGTGGACACGGTGGTCAAAGTCTTTGCGGCCAAACCCTCCCGCCAGGTTCCTCAGGTCTTCCCGCCTCTCCAGATCCCCCAGGCCAGATTCGCAGTCAACGGGGAAAACCACAATTTCCACACCGCCAACCAGCGCCTGCAGTGCTTTGGCGACGTCATCATTCCGAACCCCCTGGACACCTTTGGCAACGTGCAGATGCCCGGTTCCACAGACCAGACAGAAGCACTGCCCCTGGTGGTCCGCAAAAACTCATCCGACCAGTCCGCCTCCGGCCCCCCGGCCGGCGGCCACCACCAGCCCCTGCACCAGTCACCTCTCTCTGCCACCGCAGGCTTCACCACGTCCACCTTCCgccaccccttcccccttcctttgaTGGCCTACCCATTTCAGAGTCCATTAGGTGCTCCCTCCGGCTCCTTCTCGGGAAAAGACAGAGCCTCTCCTGAATCCTTAGACTTGACTAGGGAGACAACGAGTCTGAGGACCAAGATGTCATCCCACCACCTAAGCCACCACCCTTGTTCACCAGCACACCCACCCAGCACCGCAGAAGGGCTCTCCCTGTCGCTCATCAAGTCCGAGTGTGGCGATCTTCAAGACATGTCCGAAATCTCACCTTATTCGGGAAGTGCA ATGCAGGAAGGATTGTCACCCAATCACTTGAAGAAAGCAAAGCTCATGTTCTTTTATACCCGTTATCCCAGCTCAAATATGCTGAAGACCTACTTCTCCGATGTCAAG TTCAACAGATGCATTACCTCTCAGCTCATCAAGTGGTTTAGCAATTTCCGCGAGTTTTACTACATTCAGATGGAGAAGTACGCGCGTCAAGCCATCAACGATGGAGTCACCAGTACTGAAGAGCTGTCCATAACCAGAGACTGTGAGCTGTACAGGGCTCTGAACATGCACTACAATAAAGCAAATGACTTTGAG